In Aedes albopictus strain Foshan chromosome 3, AalbF5, whole genome shotgun sequence, the following are encoded in one genomic region:
- the LOC109413520 gene encoding uncharacterized protein LOC109413520, whose translation MAEEIAQLLKQQNQIFAYWAERVGNFQITIPNPASPAHLTSQSVPLPPPLCLEGDMEENYTFFESNWKNYAVAVGMNDWPESENKKKVSFLLSVVGTDALKRYFNFELNEQQKASPEAVLDAIKAKVVPVRNIIVDRLEFFSVIQIPTETIDEYVSRLKLLGKPCRFGALEQDMMVFKIVTSNKWPNLKAKMLTIPDVNLPKAIDLCRMEEITARHSKQLSLEPSMDVNKVTDQVCKFCGGRHPFKRGACPAFGKRCDKCGGKNHFQRVCKSSGSSGNLKPGRRVKAVVTSDARTSCAPGDEEEDIWIQEEEETVIGKITDNSATGGAVLAELSLKFGNEWKPVGCELDTGARASIIGIDWLRKLSGKAVPKLKPPKCRLRAFNGTSIEVLGKIEVSCQHKGRRYTMVFQVVNMNHPPLLSVAVCTTLGLVKFCNTVYRDSATLQVLDKYREEARNIVRRYQDVFEGYGKMEGPVTLEIDQEVKPVIQTPRRIPIAFREDFRRKINQLAQDGIIQKESQHTEWKHQNSKTLRGTGPW comes from the exons ATGGCGGAAGAAATTGCTCAGCTGCTAAAGCAGCAGAATCAAATTTTCGCGTATTGGGCAGAGCGAGTCGGAAACTTCCAGATTACCATCCCGAACCCAGCGTCACCTGCACACCTAACCTCACAATCGGTGCCGCTCCCTCCACCACTGTGTTTAGAAGGAGACATGGAGGAGAACTATACTTTCTTCGAATCCAATTGGAAAAACTATGCAGTCGCCGTCGGCATGAATGACTGGCCCGAAAGTGAAAACAAGAAAAAAGTCAGTTTCCTATTGTCGGTTGTTGGGACAGATGCACTGAAGCGCTACTTCAATTTTGAGCTCAACGAGCAGCAGAAAGCATCTCCGGAGGCTGTATTAGATGCAATCAAGGCGAAGGTGGTGCCAGTTCGGAACATTATTGTTGATCGCCTTGAATTTTTCTCCGTGATCCAGATTCCGACAGAAACAATCGACGAGTATGTGAGCCGTTTGAAGTTGCTAGGAAAACCGTGTCGCTTTGGTGCATTGGAACAGGATATGATGGTGTTCAAAATAGTTACTTCGAACAAGTGGCCCAATCTGAAGGCGAAAATGCTCACCATTCCAGATGTGAACCTGCCGAAAGCCATCGACCTTTGCAGGATGGAAGAAATAACGGCCCGTCATTCAAAGCAGCTGTCTTTGGAACCATCAATGGATGTCAACAAAGTGACCGATCAAGTTTGCAAGTTTTGCGGCGGTCGGCATCCTTTCAAGCGAGGAGCGTGTCCGGCCTTTGGAAAACGCTGCGATAAGTGTGGTGGAAAGAATCATTTTCAACGAGTCTGCAAATCGAGTGGATCATCGGGAAATCTGAAGCCAGGAAGAAGGGTGAAAGCGGTTGTCACATCGGATGCAAGAACCAGTTGTGCTCCTGGTGACGAAGAAGAGGACATCTGGattcaagaagaagaagagacaGTGATTGGGAAAATCACAGACAATTCAGCCACAGGTGGCGCGGTTTTGGCTGAGCTGTCACTGAAGTTCGGTAACGAGTGGAAACCTGTTGGTTGTGAGCTGGACACGGGTGCCCGTGCGAGTATTATTGGAATCGACTGGCTAAGAAAGTTGTCGGGAAAAGCAGTGCCGAAGTTAAAACCGCCCAAGTGTCGTTTGCGAGCCTTCAACGGTACGTCGATCGAAGTTCTGGGGAAAATTGAAGTGTCTTGCCAGCATAAGGGTCGTCGGTACACGATGGTCTTTCAAGTAGTAAACATGAATCATCCGCCGTTACTATCAGTAGCAGTCTGTACCACCCTGGGACTGGTAAAATTTTGCAACACCGTTTATCGTGACTCAGCTACGCTCCAGGTGCTGGATAAATACCGTGAAGAAGCCAGGAACATCGTACGCAGGTATCAGGATGTGTTCGAAGGATACGGGAAAATGGAGGGCCCCGTCACGTTGGAGATTGACCAAGAAGTGAAGCCAGTAATTCAGACACCCCGTCGTATCCCGATTGCCTTCAGAGAGGATTTCCGGCGCAAGATAAATCAGCTGGCCCAAGACGGTATCATTCAAAAGGAATCTCAACACACCGAATGG AAACATCAGAATTCGAAGACCCTCCGCGGAACAGGTCCGTGGTAG